From the Danaus plexippus chromosome 9 unlocalized genomic scaffold, MEX_DaPlex mxdp_24, whole genome shotgun sequence genome, the window AGGGAAGATGAGTATCGCCAGAAAAGGCGTAGGATGATTATATCACCAGAACGTTCCGATCCTTTTGCTGAAGGTAAGTCTTAGAGCAAACAGTTAAAAGGTTGcagttacaatttttatagtagattatttattataaatatacttttgatttttaaatattttttttttattacatgttggtttatattttgcaGGTGGAAAGACACCAGATGTTGGTTCTAGGACATACACAGAAATTATGAAGGAACAGTATTTGCGGGCTGAAGAAACAGAGGTAAAACGAAAATTTCAATTCACTGTACactttagaattttttaatataaattttttatatgttttattactttgtctTTTATCCATGATATCAGTTGTCATGTTTATGTATGAGGCTTATATagttttgacattattttcaGTTACGGAAAAAGCTCCTGGAAAGAGCACGAGAAGGCACACTCAAGGCAGTATCACAATCAAATGGTGAGGCAACAAAACCAGCAGCGAAACGTAAAGGTCGCTGGGACCAGAGCTCAGAGGATACACCGTCTGTGAAAAAACCTGTGGTTCAAGCTACACCAAGCTCTCAGGCTACACCATCCTGGGAAAATGAGGTTAACTAACCTATGATACTTTTAATTGTCATACTTATGTAAAAGTATACTGTACacagacaaacatacatattgattaatcataaataagaaacaaattttattattctacttTTTAAAGCGAGGTGCATGGGAAGAAACACCTAGTGCGGGTGGCCGTGGTGGTGAGACACCTGGTGCGACGCCGTCTGCACGTGTGTGGGACGCCACGCCGGCTCATCTTACACCGGGCCATGCTACACCCGGTCGTGAGACGCCCGCTCACCATGCCTCCAGACGAAACCGGTGGGATGAGACACCCAAAACTGATAGAGGTATGTATATcgttttgaattttgttttatttacttctatGAGGCTTaatggtatatttatatattaatacatactatttttctttcatatctTAATCCTACAGTCATCTGTGTGCTTGAACTTTTAGTATGTGACCAACttgaataaacaaattaaaaatcacaatGGTATTTTAGAAACGCCTGGACATGCCAGCGGTTGGGCCGAAACTCCCCGTACAGATCGCGGCGTAGGTGTCGATACTATACAAGAGACGCCCACGCCGGGCACTAAGAGACGTTCGCGCTGGGATGAGACTCCTGGCGCCACTCCCGCCGCAGCTACACCCACACCCTCACACGCGACACCTTCACACGCCACGCCCTCACATGCTACACCCTCCATGGGCACACCGACACCTCATACACCAATGTTTACTCCAGGCGGGGTGAGTAATATTAACATcctatatcaatttattaatcgAATGTCGTCAATAAGTTAAACTTCTATTGTTATGTTCAGTCAACACCGGTGGGTGTTAAGGCAATGGCCATGGCGACACCAACGCCGGGCCACATCGCAGCTATGACACCAGAGCAGTTGCAAGCGTATCGCTGGGAGAAAGAAATCGACGAACGAAATAGACCCTACACTGATGAAGAACTGGATGCCATGTTCCCACCTGGGTACAAGGTTTTGCCTCCACCGGCCGGTAAGTGGTTTGATAATTTGagtaatacatttttcattacgatcatatctaatatattttcataaaacatactTAGAAAAATGCAAAATGAAAGGGAAAGCAAcaatttagtaatattataaacttgaGTTTCAGgacatatgttataaataatggcTGTTTAACGGAATCGAAAACATTGGTTTTACGAACCGcacatacaaaaacaaaaacacattatgtaaaacagttaaaaatatttaataagatatttttctttcagatAAATGATGACAATAACATGCTTAACAACTTGCCGACGGATAGATCTGCAGTTTTGCTTATCGACATTATTGCTGTATTAAATAAGCGCGCGATAGATCAATCCGACGGCAGGGTCCGTATTAATGAGTCTGTTGTCGCCCAGGTTATGTTCCTATTCGGACTCCGGCTCGTAAGCTGACCGCGACGCCCACACCTTTGGCTGGTACCCCAATCGGCTTTTTCATGCAGACGGAGGAAGTAGGCGGGAGTGCTGCAGCGGCGGCGCGTCTTCTCGACCCGCAGCCCAAAGGCAGTCAGCAGCTGCCGTTCATGAAGCCCGAGGACGCTCAGTACTTCGACAAACTTCTTATCGACGTCGACGAAGAAACACTGTCACCCGAGGAACTCAAGGAGAGAAAGATCATGAAGTTGCTGCTTAAGATTAAGGTACGACTGTTTAATTGACTGGCTTGAGTGTTGATGATGTTAGTTGAGAAAAATTACCTaacgtatttttttcagaATGGAACACCACCTATGTGCAAAGCAGCTCTCCGTCAGATCACAGACAAAGCTCGAGATTTCGGCGCCGGACCGCTCTTTAATCAAATCCTACCGTTATTGATGAGTCCTACACTCGAAGATCAAGAACGTCATCTCTTAGTAAAAGTTATAGATCGAATTCTTTACAAATTAGATGATTTGGTCCGCCCATATGTACACAAAGTCAGTATCTTTTTGAATTATTCCATGCTTAcaatttactttgttttatattttctattaataaaaaaaatatttttgtagattTTGGTCGTCATAGAACCTCTGCTTATTGATGAAGATTACTACGCCCGTGTCGAGGGTCGAGAGATCATATCCAACTTGGCAAAAGCAGCTGGTTTAGCCACAATGATCTCTACAATGAGACCAGATATTGATAATATCGATGAATATGTTCGTAACACCACGGCCAGGGCCTTCGCTGTTGTTGCATCTGCTTTAGGTGACTTCACatgtttacatttattgtataaaattatattttataaatatatttattcataatttattaaacaacacAGTACAAGTCATTGCATTCCCGATCTGTATAGCAGGAAAGCTTGTATCTCAGAAAAGAGGCTTATGCACAATTTCTTGTACTGAAAATCTAGTTTATGACGAAAACTAAATCTAATGTTCCAGGTATACCGTCATTATTGCCGTTTTTAAAGGCCGTGTGCAGATCGAAGAAGTCATGGCAGGCTCGTCACACCGGTATCAAAATCGTGCAACAAATCGCAATTCTAATGGGATGTGCCATTTTGCCCCATCTGAAGTCGCTCGTGGAAATCATTGAGCATGGCTTGGTCGACGAACAACAAAAAGTTAGGACAATCACGGCGTTGGCGAGCGCCGCTTTAGCCGAAGCAGCCACGCCGTACGGTATCGAGTCCTTTGACTCTGTGCTAAAACCATTATGGAAGGGTATCAGAACCCATCGCGGTAAGGGTCTAGCGGCCTTCCTTAAAGCTATCGGCTACCTCATACCTCTCATGGACGCCGAATATGCAAACTATTACACCCGTGAGGTGATGCTTATACTGATCCGTGAGTTCCAGTCGCCCGACGAGGAAATGAAGAAGATTGTATTGAAGGTAAAACATTTGAacgattttattactttaacaatGTATATGATTACAGTGTTATCACAAATATGTCTTTGGTATAGGTGGTGAAGCAGTGCTGCGGAACAGATGGTGTTGAACCTCAGTATATAATGGATGAAATCTTACCTCACTTCTTCAAACATTTCTGGAATCACAGAATGGCTTTGGACCGTCGCAACTATCGCCAACTTGTCGATACGACAGTCGAAATAGCTAACAAGGTAGTAGTTACAATTATTTctctaaatgtatattttattatagctgcattttataagaacattttatacataaatgtacCTATATAAATTGTCAGGATTCATAATATgccgattttttttaactaacttaaaaatattgttccaaACCGAAGATTGTTgaattttctatacaaatagGTTGGAAAAATGTTtcgtttcttttgttttttactcAAAGACCAATGTTATTATTGTCTTCTTCAAGGTTGGGGCGTCCgaaataataaacagaatCGTAGACGATCTCAAGGATGACAACGAACAGTATAGGAAAATGGTTATGGAGTCCATTGAAAAAATTCTAGCCAACTTGGGCGCAGCTGATATAGATTCTAAGCTTGAGGAAGCCTTGATTGACGGCATTCTATACGCGTTCCAAGAACAGACCACAGAGGACGTGGTGATGTTGAATGGATTTGGTACAATAGTGAATCAGCTCGGCAAACGAGTCAAGCCTTATTTACCACAAATCTGTGGTATAATTCTGTGGCGTATGAACAACAAGTCGGCAAAGGTGAGACAACAAGCCGCCGATCTTATTTCTCGTATCGCCGTAGTCATGAAAACTTGTCAGGAGGTGAGTCAACCTAATTTAATACTTGTTCTGCTATGacgaagttttaataaatttatttaattacaggaAAAACTTATGGGGCATCTCGGTGTAGTGCTATATGAATATCTCGGGGAGGAATATCCTGAAGTACTCGGTTCTATTCTGGGTGCCTTAAAGGCTATAGTGAATGTGATCGGTATGACCAAAATGACACCACCCATCAAGGATTTACTTCCTAGATTAACGCCAATTCTCAAGAACAGGTATAGagctttacttttttttattgcagtgACACATTAGGCAACaaaatcatcaaaaatattcgACCTCGGACTCATCTACGCTTAGGacgtttaaataacaataaattatacattaacaaCGATTGCTTTTTACAGACATGAAAAAGTGCAAGAAAATTGCATTGATCTGGTCGGACGTATTGCAGACAGGGGTCCCGAATTCGTGTCAGCGAGAGAGTGGATGAGGATTTGCTTTGAACTGCTGGAATTGCTCAAAGCACACAAGAAAGCTATCAGGAGAGCCACAGTCAATACATTTGGTTACATCGCCAAAGCTATCGGTCCGCATGACGTACTTGCTACACTGCTCAATAATCTTAAAGTTCAAGAGAGACAGAACAGGTTAGTGACGTATCAGGAGTATAATACAcactattaaataagttaGGTTTAGATAATTCGtacgaaatttttattatttattttaaaatatataactcaaAAATCCTTATGATTCTCCCAGTGATGTCTCGAAGTGGAACTAGTTGGTAATATCACCGTATTTGTAGTTTTCTGTTATCACCCCgtgtaacttttttttgttactttatgtAAAGCAACTTTATCATAATGCGATAATTCAATCGGCTATGAAACATAAATCTCCTTGttattacgtaaaataaaaaagatactttgaatattgttttatttttcagagtGTGCACAACAGTTGCAATTGCCATTGTAGCTGAGACATGTTCTCCATTCACAGTCTTGCCAGCGCTGATGAATGAGTACAGAGTTCCAGAATTAAATGTTCAGAATGGTGTTTTGAAATCGTTGTCATTTTTGTTTGAGTACATCGGAGAAATGGGTAAAGATTACATATATGCTGTGTGCCCGTTACTAGAGGACGCACTTATGGACAGGTATGTAtcaaataatgtttctgtaacaatcatatattgtatgaaatatattttttaattattatcttatttaacaGAGATTTAGTGCATCGACAAACTGCATGTGCCGCAATAAAACATATGGCACTGGGTGTGTATGGTTTCGGCTGTGAGGATGCTCTAATACATTTGTTGAACCATGTTTGGCCGAATATATTTGAAACCTCGCCTCATCTTGTACAAGCTTTTATGGACGCGGTTGAGGGCATGAGAGTTGCACTTGGCCCAATAAAAATACTCCAGTACGCATTACAGGTAAATAAGATTCGTAAacagtttgtatttttaatttttctatatattaatgactTTGGTGTTATTTTAGGGCTTATTCCATCCAGCTCGAAAGGTCCGTGATGTTTACTGGAAGatatataacacattatatatCGGAGGCCAAGACGCCCTGGTCGCTGGTTACCCACGGATACAAAATGATCCCAACAATCATTTTGTCAGATACGAGTTAGACTATTTGTTGTAGGatgttaaaagtataaaatacgtGTGAAATTAGACTcttatttcgtttaaatatcCCCTCTCAAATGTGAAAAtaaggttaaataaatatttaaacaaagcaCTTCTTTGTTACTccggtttatttttaattagggTCGGTCCTCATCGTTTAAGAGCCTACTAGAAAACAGAGGTTGCCTTACTGAAGTCGCATATGTGTTTACAAGATAAtcttaatcattttaatatatcagtgTAGGGAGTAAGTAGGAAATCATATGACatttcagtaaaatattttattaatataaaaaatatagcacgGATACTGAATGTTATCTGCGcctattttatgtattttttttttaagtagat encodes:
- the LOC116767214 gene encoding splicing factor 3B subunit 1 isoform X1, whose protein sequence is MDKIPRTHEAIEAQIKEIQSKKKELPENGSGKGVSLGDAFYDSDIYDNSGQGGKSRYDGYVTSIAANDEVEDEDVENVPISQKRPGYTAPASLLNDIAQSDKDYDPFADKRRPTIADREDEYRQKRRRMIISPERSDPFAEGGKTPDVGSRTYTEIMKEQYLRAEETELRKKLLERAREGTLKAVSQSNGEATKPAAKRKGRWDQSSEDTPSVKKPVVQATPSSQATPSWENERGAWEETPSAGGRGGETPGATPSARVWDATPAHLTPGHATPGRETPAHHASRRNRWDETPKTDRETPGHASGWAETPRTDRGVGVDTIQETPTPGTKRRSRWDETPGATPAAATPTPSHATPSHATPSHATPSMGTPTPHTPMFTPGGSTPVGVKAMAMATPTPGHIAAMTPEQLQAYRWEKEIDERNRPYTDEELDAMFPPGYKVLPPPAGYVPIRTPARKLTATPTPLAGTPIGFFMQTEEVGGSAAAAARLLDPQPKGSQQLPFMKPEDAQYFDKLLIDVDEETLSPEELKERKIMKLLLKIKNGTPPMCKAALRQITDKARDFGAGPLFNQILPLLMSPTLEDQERHLLVKVIDRILYKLDDLVRPYVHKILVVIEPLLIDEDYYARVEGREIISNLAKAAGLATMISTMRPDIDNIDEYVRNTTARAFAVVASALGIPSLLPFLKAVCRSKKSWQARHTGIKIVQQIAILMGCAILPHLKSLVEIIEHGLVDEQQKVRTITALASAALAEAATPYGIESFDSVLKPLWKGIRTHRGKGLAAFLKAIGYLIPLMDAEYANYYTREVMLILIREFQSPDEEMKKIVLKVVKQCCGTDGVEPQYIMDEILPHFFKHFWNHRMALDRRNYRQLVDTTVEIANKVGASEIINRIVDDLKDDNEQYRKMVMESIEKILANLGAADIDSKLEEALIDGILYAFQEQTTEDVVMLNGFGTIVNQLGKRVKPYLPQICGIILWRMNNKSAKVRQQAADLISRIAVVMKTCQEEKLMGHLGVVLYEYLGEEYPEVLGSILGALKAIVNVIGMTKMTPPIKDLLPRLTPILKNRHEKVQENCIDLVGRIADRGPEFVSAREWMRICFELLELLKAHKKAIRRATVNTFGYIAKAIGPHDVLATLLNNLKVQERQNRVCTTVAIAIVAETCSPFTVLPALMNEYRVPELNVQNGVLKSLSFLFEYIGEMGKDYIYAVCPLLEDALMDRDLVHRQTACAAIKHMALGVYGFGCEDALIHLLNHVWPNIFETSPHLVQAFMDAVEGMRVALGPIKILQYALQGLFHPARKVRDVYWKIYNTLYIGGQDALVAGYPRIQNDPNNHFVRYELDYLL
- the LOC116767214 gene encoding splicing factor 3B subunit 1 isoform X2 codes for the protein MDKIPRTHEAIEAQIKEIQSKKKELPENGSGKGVSLGDAFYDSDIYDNSGQGGKSRYDGYVTSIAANDEVEDEDVENVPISQKRPGYTAPASLLNDIAQSDKDYDPFADKRRPTIADREDEYRQKRRRMIISPERSDPFAEGGKTPDVGSRTYTEIMKEQYLRAEETELRKKLLERAREGTLKAVSQSNGEATKPAAKRKGRWDQSSEDTPSVKKPVVQATPSSQATPSWENERGAWEETPSAGGRGGETPGATPSARVWDATPAHLTPGHATPGRETPAHHASRRNRWDETPKTDRETPGHASGWAETPRTDRGVGVDTIQETPTPGTKRRSRWDETPGATPAAATPTPSHATPSHATPSHATPSMGTPTPHTPMFTPGGSTPVGVKAMAMATPTPGHIAAMTPEQLQAYRWEKEIDERNRPYTDEELDAMFPPGYKVLPPPAGYVPIRTPARKLTATPTPLAGTPIGFFMQTEEVGGSAAAAARLLDPQPKGSQQLPFMKPEDAQYFDKLLIDVDEETLSPEELKERKIMKLLLKIKNGTPPMCKAALRQITDKARDFGAGPLFNQILPLLMSPTLEDQERHLLVKVIDRILYKLDDLVRPYVHKILVVIEPLLIDEDYYARVEGREIISNLAKAAGLATMISTMRPDIDNIDEYVRNTTARAFAVVASALGIPSLLPFLKAVCRSKKSWQARHTGIKIVQQIAILMGCAILPHLKSLVEIIEHGLVDEQQKVRTITALASAALAEAATPYGIESFDSVLKPLWKGIRTHRGKGLAAFLKAIGYLIPLMDAEYANYYTREVMLILIREFQSPDEEMKKIVLKVVKQCCGTDGVEPQYIMDEILPHFFKHFWNHRMALDRRNYRQLVDTTVEIANKVGASEIINRIVDDLKDDNEQYRKMVMESIEKILANLGAADIDSKLEEALIDGILYAFQEQTTEDVVMLNGFGTIVNQLGKRVKPYLPQICGIILWRMNNKSAKVRQQAADLISRIAVVMKTCQEEKLMGHLGVVLYEYLGEEYPEVLGSILGALKAIVNVIGMTKMTPPIKDLLPRLTPILKNRQGSRIRVSERVDEDLL